Within the Butyrivibrio sp. AE3004 genome, the region ATAGGCACGATGCTTCTTATAAAACCCGGCGAAAAGATTCCGATCGACGGCATTGTTGTTGAGGGTGATTCCTTTATAGATACTTCTGCAATTACAGGTGAGTCTGTACCCAGAAGGGTAACTGAAGGCGGCGAGGTGATAAGCGGATGTGTAAATAAGGATAGCGTTTTAAAAATAAGAACAACTAAGAATTATGAAGATTCAACGGTTTCAAAAATTCTTGAACTCGTAGAGAATGCCAGTAACAAAAAATCCCGTATGGAGAACTTTATTACCAGGTTTGCAAGATACTACACACCTGTAGTTACAATCGGTGCAGTACTTCTTGCGGTAATACCACCTATTATGGGACTTATGCCATTTGCTGATTCCGTAAAAAGAGCGTGCATTTTTCTTATAGTATCTTGTCCTTGTGCACTTGTTATATCTGTTCCACTCGGATTCTTTGGCGGGATCGGTGCCAGCTCAAAACTGGGTATACTTGTTAAGGGAAGTAACTATTTAGAGGCTATAGCTGAAGCAAGTACACTCGTACTTGATAAGACAGGGACAATTACAAAGGGTGAGTTTAAAGTAACTGAAATAATACAGGCGAATGCAGAGATATCTAAGGAAGAGATAATTTGTATTGCTGCCGGTGCAGAGAAGTTTTCAAATCATCCTATTGCAAGATCTGTTATTGAATACCATGAGGAACTTCATAAAAATAATGATGCTTTAGCAGATGATAACAATGAGCTTACGGAGATTAAGGAAGTACCCGGACATGGCATTACAGCTAAGCTTTCAGGTGAAGATATTTATGTTGGAAATGTAAAACTTTTAAAAGCCAATAATATTGCGTTTAAAGAATCCGATAAGCCCGGCACCATTATTTATGTAGCAAAAGGAAAAGTTTTTATTGGAACAATCATAATATCTGATACAATAAAAGAAGGTGCTGCAAAGTCTATTTCAAATGTTAAAAAGGCCGGTGTAAGTAAAGTGGTTATGCTTACCGGTGACAATGATGATGCTGCCAGGGTCGTAGCAGATAAAGTTGGAATAGACGAGGTGTATTCGCAGTTACTGCCTGCAGATAAAGTTGAAAGAGTAGAAAAACTTCTTGCAGATAATAACAGCGGTAAGGTTGCCTTTGTGGGTGACGGAATAAATGATGCTCCGGTACTTATGAGAGCCGATGTCGGAATTGCGATGGGAAGTATGGGATCTGATGCAGCTATCGAAGCAGCAGATATTGTACTTATGGACGATGACATAGGCAAAATTTCCGCAGTTATTAAAATAGCACGTAAAACGCTTGCAATAGTCAAGGAGAATATAGTATTTGCTCTTTCGGTAAAAATACTGATACTGTTTCTTGGTGCTGTCGGAATTGCGACCATGTGGATGGCTGTATTTGGTGACGTAGGTGTAGCCGTACTTGCAATCCTCAATTCCATGAGAGCCATGAAATGGTCGAAAGAGGATATGAATGGCTAAGTCAGAACTTGAAGTAATACAGCTTTTAATGAAGCTTATTGGACACAAGACAGGCGATATCAGTAAAGTGACATATACTGCTCAAAAACCGGCTTTTCCCGTAAACTGTGAAGGCGAAACAAAGCTTCCAAGGTGCACACCTGAAGAACAGGGTGTTAGCAGTGACTTTATTGAAAAACTATTCAGAAGTTTATATGAAAACAATAGCTGCCATATGCATAAAGCTATGGCAGTCAGAAATGGATATGTGATTGGGGAATGTGCTTTTAAACCATTTAATATGGATTACTGGCACGTTTCCCATTCAATGTGTAAAAGCGTAACAGGTATGGCTATCGGCCTGCTTGTCTACGAAGGAAAAATTAAATTAGAAGACAAAATTGAAGATATTTTCAAAGGAATTAAGGGACCTTTTCAAAGCTTGTTTTCAAGCGGAATAACTGTCAGGCATCTTCTTACAATGACAAGTGGTGCCGCATTTAATGAAGCCGGTGCCATTTCATCAAATGATTGGAGAAAACAGTTCCTGGAGTCACAGACTAATTTTACCCCCGGATCATCCTTTGAGTATAATTCAATGAATTCATACATGCTCTCTGCGATTGTGACGGAAGTTACGGGCGAGAGCATGTTTGATTATTTAAAACCAAGACTGTTTGATCCGCTTGGAATTAAACGGATATTTTGGGAAACCTGCCCTCAAAATATCAACAAGGGCGGTTGGGGGATGTATATAAGAATTGAAGATATGGCTAAGCTGGGACAGTTGTATCTAAATGGTGGGAAATATGACGGCAAGGAGATATTACCGGAGGAATGGGTGAAAGCTGCTACTTCCATGCACATCCCTACAGGTGAGATAACTGCGCCGGGATATGGTTTTCAGCTTTGGAATAGCAGCTCAAGACTGGGCGCTTATACCTTCAACGGTATGCTTGGACAAAATGTATATGTTTTTCCGGATATCAATATGATGATAGTAACCAACGCAGGTAATGAAGATCTCTTCCAAAAGGGCAACATGTCAAGAATCGTTCATGATCAGATGGCAAAAATTGAAGTGGAGAATGGCCCTGTTGAGGTGACGGAGCAAGTAAAAAAAGCCCAGGGTAGTCTTCGTAAATTTATCAAAAGCGTACAGGAAGAACCGGACTTTAGTATGGCTATTCCGAGTGGTGGCTGGAACAATAAAAAGAAGAGAAGTCTTTGCGGAATGAGTTCTAAATTCAGGTATCTTCTTATGAAAACACTTGATGGAAAAAGTTATGATATGGATGATAAGGGTGTTGGTTTTATGCCGCTTCTTATGCAGATAATGCATAATAATTATACATCCGGTATTTCCTCGGTTGGTTTTAAACTTGACAGTTTAAGCGGTGCTTTTTTCCTTTTGATACGTGAAGGTGATACCCTCCATAAGATAAAATGCGGATTTGACGGAAAATCTGCCGTTACCGATATAGACGAGCATGGTGAAATATATACCGTTACAACTGTATCCGAATTTTCAACTGATGAATACAACAGACCTGTTTTAAGAAATGAATTTTACTTTATGGAGGATTCAACAACCAGGGTAATGAATATCTATCTTGGTAAAAGAGAACCGCTTCAGCATGACAGTTCTATTTCTTTTAAAATTGGTAATGCTCCCGAAAATATAGGTATAAGATTTGATGAAGTACCGGGAAGCCGAATGCTTATAGACATACTAAACCAGTTTGGCAATCTTGAAGAAGGAAAAGGTATAAACGGTTTTGTAATTAATAGATTAACGGATTTTGGAGCGCTTGACGCAATTATCCTTGCTATTCAAAATACGGTAAGGCCTAAACTGCA harbors:
- a CDS encoding heavy metal translocating P-type ATPase produces the protein MTRKMKKTRNRIIGVLAAFIVLLIVDHIGLFEGLSWPVIFVIYLIPYIVIGYDVLRKAFINISHGQVFDENFLMMIATFGAFAIGEYSEALAVMLFYQIGELFQSYAVGKSRASITELMSIAPEYANVIQENGEAVETDPEEVTIGTMLLIKPGEKIPIDGIVVEGDSFIDTSAITGESVPRRVTEGGEVISGCVNKDSVLKIRTTKNYEDSTVSKILELVENASNKKSRMENFITRFARYYTPVVTIGAVLLAVIPPIMGLMPFADSVKRACIFLIVSCPCALVISVPLGFFGGIGASSKLGILVKGSNYLEAIAEASTLVLDKTGTITKGEFKVTEIIQANAEISKEEIICIAAGAEKFSNHPIARSVIEYHEELHKNNDALADDNNELTEIKEVPGHGITAKLSGEDIYVGNVKLLKANNIAFKESDKPGTIIYVAKGKVFIGTIIISDTIKEGAAKSISNVKKAGVSKVVMLTGDNDDAARVVADKVGIDEVYSQLLPADKVERVEKLLADNNSGKVAFVGDGINDAPVLMRADVGIAMGSMGSDAAIEAADIVLMDDDIGKISAVIKIARKTLAIVKENIVFALSVKILILFLGAVGIATMWMAVFGDVGVAVLAILNSMRAMKWSKEDMNG
- a CDS encoding serine hydrolase domain-containing protein — protein: MAKSELEVIQLLMKLIGHKTGDISKVTYTAQKPAFPVNCEGETKLPRCTPEEQGVSSDFIEKLFRSLYENNSCHMHKAMAVRNGYVIGECAFKPFNMDYWHVSHSMCKSVTGMAIGLLVYEGKIKLEDKIEDIFKGIKGPFQSLFSSGITVRHLLTMTSGAAFNEAGAISSNDWRKQFLESQTNFTPGSSFEYNSMNSYMLSAIVTEVTGESMFDYLKPRLFDPLGIKRIFWETCPQNINKGGWGMYIRIEDMAKLGQLYLNGGKYDGKEILPEEWVKAATSMHIPTGEITAPGYGFQLWNSSSRLGAYTFNGMLGQNVYVFPDINMMIVTNAGNEDLFQKGNMSRIVHDQMAKIEVENGPVEVTEQVKKAQGSLRKFIKSVQEEPDFSMAIPSGGWNNKKKRSLCGMSSKFRYLLMKTLDGKSYDMDDKGVGFMPLLMQIMHNNYTSGISSVGFKLDSLSGAFFLLIREGDTLHKIKCGFDGKSAVTDIDEHGEIYTVTTVSEFSTDEYNRPVLRNEFYFMEDSTTRVMNIYLGKREPLQHDSSISFKIGNAPENIGIRFDEVPGSRMLIDILNQFGNLEEGKGINGFVINRLTDFGALDAIILAIQNTVRPKLHGHIHDKEADVEYYINNSVPLTDSDTSDEDDVIMEDD